ACCATAACCACGTCGCCAAGCGGGCGCGCCTCACCCGTCACAAGCGCGGCAAGATCGCCAACGACGCTGACCCGCAACCCGGCAGCGGCCGCATCCTCGCTCAGCATCCCGCGGATTCGCGATCGGTCGGCATAGATCGACAGCGTCGGCGCCAGCCCGCTCACCTCGTCACCGGTGGCGCCGTAGGTCCAATCCTGGGCGAGCGAATGATCAGCTTTGTTCATCGCGTGTTCTCATCCTAGTGGGACTACATACGAACAATTACGGAACAAACAGAGTATATGTCAAGAATGGATGCGAACAGAGTTCCTCGCCGGCCGATTTGCCGCCAAGTGCCTGAGAGCGCAGACGAAAGCTCGGGGCGGTCGTCGCCTAGCCAGGCCAAAGCTCAAGCCCAGCCGGAGAGCTCGCGGCGAATCAGCTGCTCGATCATCGCCATTCCGGCACTGCCGTCGTTGAGGCATGTCAGTGTCGCGTATTCGCTGCCACCCGCGGCCAGGAAGCTGTCGCGGCCCCGGATAGCCAGTTCCTCAAGGGTCTCCAGGCAGTCGGCCGAGAAGCCTGGCGCGGCCACGACCAAGCGGCACGTGCCGCTGCGGGCTTCGCTCTCGATCACGGTGTCGGTGGCGGGCTCGAGCCACTTGGCGCGGCCGAAGCGGGATTGGAACGTCGTCGTGATCCGCAAATTCGGGAAGCGGCCGGCAAGCGCCGAGGAGAGCAGGCGCGCGGTCTTCTGGCAGTGGCAGTAATATGGGTCGCCGAGACGCAGCGTCCGCTCGGGCATGCCGTGGAACGACAGCAGCAGCGTCTCGGGCACGAACGGCAGCGCGTCGATCTGGGCGCCGAGGTCTTGAGCCAGCGCGTCGATGTAGCCGGGATCGTCGTAGTACGGCGGCAGCGTGCGCACAGCAGGCTGCCAACGCATCGCCGCCAGCGCCTTGCACAGAGCATCCATGACCGAGGCGTTGGTGGCCGCCGAGTACTGCGGATAGAGCGGCGCCACCAGGATGCGGTCGCAGCCTTGCGCCTGCAGCGCGGCGAAGCGGTCGCCGAACGCTGGCTTGCCATAGCGCATCGCCCAGTCGACGATCACGCCATCGCCGATCCCTTCGCGCAAGGCGCGCGCCTGGCGTGCGGTAATGGCAGCGAGTGGCGATCCATCCTCGCCCCATACCTGGGCGTAAGCGTGTGCGGACTTGCGCGGTCGGGTGCGCAGAATCACGCCATGCAGGATCGGCCGCCACACGGCCCGCGGGATCTCCACCACGCGGCGGTCGCTAAGAAACTCGGCCAGGTAGCGGCGCACGGCAGCGGGGCTCGCATCCTCAGGCGTGCCGAGGTTGACGAGCAGCACGCCGACGCGGCCGAAGGCAACGCGCGGGTGATCAGGGGGCCGGGTCACACATCCTCCGAAAGCAGGGGTAACTGCCGCAAGCGCAGCCCGGTTGCCGAGAACAGCGCGTTGGCGACAGCAGGCGCCACGGCGGCCACCCCGAGTTCACCCGGATCGGCAGGTTCGGCCACGCTCTTGACGAAGGCAACCTCGACCGAGGGGCAATCCGCCAGCACCGGCAGGCCCAGTGCGCCGAGCCGCCCGGTGACCGGCAGTCCGGCTTCGTACGCCGTGCTGCACCCGAGCGCGAGCCCGAGGCCGAAGACGAGGCCGCCCTCGATCTGCTGGCGCGCGATATCCACATTGACGATGCGCCCGATGTCGGCAACCGCGCTCAGCTTGTCGACGCGCACGCCGTCTGCATCGCGCCGGGCACTGGCAACCACGGCGATGCGGCCTTCTCCGATCACGTGGCAGGCGATGCCCTGCCCACTGTTATCGGCGCCGCCGCCCCACCCCGATAGTGCGGCGACACGCTGGAGGCATTCGGCCAGGCGTGGGTCGTTGCCCAGCATCGCCATCCGATACGCCAGCGGTTCGCGGCCCGCACGATGCGCCAGTTCATCCACGAAGGATTCGGTGAAGAAGGCAGTGTAGCCGTGGGCGTTGCCGCGCATCCGTCCGCTTGGCAGAGGCACCTCGGCGGGCACGTGGTCGATCGCCAGGTGCTCGATGGCATAGGGTGGGACGGCGCCGGCCAGGACCATCGCGTCAGCCTCGCCCCGCACGGCGGCGATCGCCTCCAGCGGCGCATCCCCGTGGAGCAGCCGGCGGCCGAACTCCTTGGCCGCGGGCGGCGCGGCGATCCGCGCGCGCAGCCCGCCCAGGCGACCCGCCGGATCGACGTTGGCGCCCAGCACCGCGATGACGGGCGTGCGTGGGCGGCCGGCAATGTGCTCCTGCTTGCGCGACCACATGAGCTGCACCGGGCGTCCGCACTCTTTGGCGACCAGCGCCGCCTCCACCACATGGTCGTGCTCCAGGCGCCGATCAAAGCTGCCGCCCAGCGGCATGGGATAGAGCGTAACCAGCAGAGGATCGATGCCGAGCGCACTTGCCGCCGCAGCCCGTGCGGCTTGCGGCGCCTGCGTTCCCACCCAAAGCTCCAGCCGACCCTCATGGAAGTGCGCGGTGGCGCTGGCCGTCTCGATCGTGGCGTGCAACGCGGGGGCGACTTCGTAGCGCAGCTGCAGCGGCAGGCGGCCCGACAAGTAGCTGTCAGGGTCACCGCGACTGTGGAT
The window above is part of the Novosphingobium sp. 9U genome. Proteins encoded here:
- the hemH gene encoding ferrochelatase, translated to MTRPPDHPRVAFGRVGVLLVNLGTPEDASPAAVRRYLAEFLSDRRVVEIPRAVWRPILHGVILRTRPRKSAHAYAQVWGEDGSPLAAITARQARALREGIGDGVIVDWAMRYGKPAFGDRFAALQAQGCDRILVAPLYPQYSAATNASVMDALCKALAAMRWQPAVRTLPPYYDDPGYIDALAQDLGAQIDALPFVPETLLLSFHGMPERTLRLGDPYYCHCQKTARLLSSALAGRFPNLRITTTFQSRFGRAKWLEPATDTVIESEARSGTCRLVVAAPGFSADCLETLEELAIRGRDSFLAAGGSEYATLTCLNDGSAGMAMIEQLIRRELSGWA
- a CDS encoding molybdopterin cofactor-binding domain-containing protein; the protein is MASRRGVLVGGLAGGALVVGYMVRPRRYALPLTPGKDEVAFDAWIKLAADGVVTVAVPQVEMGQGVTTLIPQVAAQELGADWRQIAVEPAPISPLYANVPLAAQWAELTMPATPGWLVGEGGAWVRRWAQDHAFTVTADGTALAAYEAQVRNVAASLRALLCMAAASRWNVAWQECGTAKGFVVHEGKRLPFGPLASLAARFDPPGTPPLRAEAPGENPDDLPAGSPQTFPRLDLPAKVDGSLVFAGDVRLPGMVHASIRHGPIGAARLAGYDKEAAHAVRGLITLVHNPEWIAAVATNWWAADTALSRIDAGFSATDRADSSLIDEAMDKAMQTGDATRIHSRGDPDSYLSGRLPLQLRYEVAPALHATIETASATAHFHEGRLELWVGTQAPQAARAAAASALGIDPLLVTLYPMPLGGSFDRRLEHDHVVEAALVAKECGRPVQLMWSRKQEHIAGRPRTPVIAVLGANVDPAGRLGGLRARIAAPPAAKEFGRRLLHGDAPLEAIAAVRGEADAMVLAGAVPPYAIEHLAIDHVPAEVPLPSGRMRGNAHGYTAFFTESFVDELAHRAGREPLAYRMAMLGNDPRLAECLQRVAALSGWGGGADNSGQGIACHVIGEGRIAVVASARRDADGVRVDKLSAVADIGRIVNVDIARQQIEGGLVFGLGLALGCSTAYEAGLPVTGRLGALGLPVLADCPSVEVAFVKSVAEPADPGELGVAAVAPAVANALFSATGLRLRQLPLLSEDV